The Pseudodesulfovibrio sp. zrk46 genome contains a region encoding:
- a CDS encoding FAD-dependent oxidoreductase, translated as MSEQIILIGADEPGLNGVIKYLRSNPDTKATVLYPEINPLPEFTCMTMERYLGRGIEFPETLRAIGVDRENKRVNVRDDITGAESFMAYDKLVFASSSTPADLEVPGDHYSKIIRLGSMADAVRLIPAKGKHLVVGSGLNLLLAASVLLGQGNCEIEMIIQKDGTNTTPLSDNLFRMVKHHLTESGVKLHEDTHLTKIEAKNDSLIAITDNGEFEADRIVNATPNMAVSYLAAEAGLETDDVNGIIVDALLRTQDPNIFACGKCASFLGEMCKSPVPGVQVASTTVRQANILAAMLEGSEATQLTPVSAYSIPLTDITVAGAGLSVEAARHCGFTPMSSTVIQFDRAHFMPDAELMTLELVFDAPTRRVLGIQGLSRMGEALCGRISAVAALLPQQPTIDDISNLEVAYSPPFASAMDVLNTVANVADNILMGTNEGISTEEFEKQWAERETGNDFFLDCRELGNAEPYLNRHPVFWNHIPQGELARRLDEVPRDKRIILLCNTGTRSYEAQVVLKHAGYEDVVNVDGGMAAVKQSGVEV; from the coding sequence ATGTCAGAGCAGATCATACTCATTGGAGCAGATGAACCAGGCCTTAATGGCGTGATCAAATATCTGCGTTCCAATCCTGACACCAAGGCCACTGTTCTCTACCCCGAGATCAACCCGTTGCCGGAATTCACCTGCATGACCATGGAGCGATACCTCGGTCGCGGCATCGAATTCCCTGAAACCCTGCGCGCCATTGGCGTGGACAGAGAGAACAAACGGGTCAATGTCCGTGACGACATCACTGGCGCAGAGTCCTTCATGGCGTACGACAAGCTCGTCTTCGCCTCCAGCTCTACTCCGGCAGACTTGGAGGTGCCCGGCGATCACTACTCCAAGATTATTCGCCTGGGCAGCATGGCAGATGCCGTCCGCCTCATCCCCGCCAAGGGGAAGCACCTAGTGGTGGGCAGCGGGCTCAACCTGCTGCTGGCCGCGTCCGTACTGCTCGGACAAGGCAACTGCGAAATCGAAATGATCATTCAGAAAGACGGCACCAACACCACGCCGCTCTCTGACAATCTGTTCCGGATGGTGAAGCATCACCTCACCGAATCCGGGGTCAAGCTCCACGAAGACACTCACCTCACGAAAATTGAAGCGAAAAACGACTCGCTCATCGCCATCACCGACAATGGCGAATTTGAAGCAGACCGGATCGTCAATGCCACGCCGAACATGGCCGTATCCTACCTCGCCGCAGAGGCAGGGCTGGAAACGGACGATGTGAACGGCATTATCGTTGACGCGCTCCTGCGCACACAGGACCCGAACATCTTCGCTTGCGGCAAGTGTGCTTCCTTCCTCGGCGAGATGTGCAAGTCTCCGGTGCCGGGCGTTCAGGTCGCCTCCACGACTGTACGTCAGGCCAACATTCTGGCCGCCATGCTGGAAGGCAGCGAGGCAACGCAGCTCACTCCAGTGAGCGCCTACTCCATCCCGCTGACCGATATTACGGTCGCCGGAGCCGGGCTGTCCGTGGAAGCAGCGCGCCACTGTGGGTTTACCCCCATGAGTTCGACGGTCATCCAGTTCGACCGCGCCCACTTCATGCCGGACGCAGAACTGATGACGCTGGAGCTGGTCTTTGACGCCCCCACCCGCCGGGTGCTGGGCATTCAGGGTTTGAGCCGCATGGGTGAAGCCCTGTGCGGACGCATCAGCGCCGTGGCAGCTCTGCTGCCGCAGCAGCCCACCATTGACGACATCTCCAATCTGGAAGTGGCCTACTCACCGCCCTTTGCCTCGGCCATGGACGTGCTCAACACCGTGGCCAACGTGGCGGACAACATCCTGATGGGCACCAACGAAGGCATCTCCACCGAGGAGTTCGAGAAGCAGTGGGCAGAGCGCGAAACCGGCAACGACTTCTTCCTCGACTGCCGCGAGCTGGGCAATGCCGAGCCGTATCTCAATCGCCATCCCGTGTTCTGGAATCACATCCCGCAGGGAGAACTGGCCCGCCGTCTCGATGAAGTCCCGAGAGACAAGAGAATCATACTTTTGTGCAACACCGGCACCCGTTCCTACGAGGCGCAGGTGGTGCTCAAACACGCCGGCTACGAAGACGTGGTCAATGTGGACGGCGGCATGGCTGCGGTGAAGCAGTCTGGAGTCGAGGTCTAG
- a CDS encoding ABC transporter substrate-binding protein → MLPFNRLFSSRLIIVSCSICLAILMCSPAFAKDSLTLAIKGEPADGYDPTLGWGRYGSPLFQSTLLKRDENLNIVKDLATNYSLSEDGLTWRVTIRKDAKFSDGTALTAKDVAYTFNTAANAGGKVDLIQMSSAKAIDDFEIEFKLKERDTTFINRFISLGIVPKATHGPGYARNPIGSGPYKMIEWNEGQQMIAEINPYYYDSKPHFKRLVFLFTDEDTSFAAAKAGKVDAVVVPQALAVQTIPGMKMHAVKSVDNRGLMFPTIPVNGKKTDTGAPIGNNVTADPAIRKAINVAVDRKLLVSGILEDFGRPAYGACDGLPWDNSANKINDADPKAARKILADAGWKDTDGDGILEKDGIKAEFTIIYPATRAIRQYLALACADMLKGIGIKANVEGKRSWDEIKQRMHSDVIVFGWGSHDPIEVYHLYSSHHAGDGYNNAGYYKNATVDSYLDKAITAASYEESLDYWKKAQWDGTTGSNAKGDAPWAWLVNLDHTYFISTHLDVGTSQVEPHGHGWPITANIHKWTWVD, encoded by the coding sequence ATGTTACCATTCAACCGACTCTTCTCAAGTCGCTTAATCATTGTCTCTTGCTCGATATGCCTTGCCATACTCATGTGCTCACCTGCATTTGCCAAAGACTCACTCACCCTCGCCATCAAGGGAGAACCAGCTGACGGCTATGACCCGACTCTGGGTTGGGGTCGGTACGGAAGCCCCCTCTTCCAGAGTACGCTGCTCAAGCGTGACGAGAACCTGAATATCGTCAAGGATCTTGCCACTAACTACTCGCTTTCAGAGGACGGGCTTACTTGGCGCGTCACAATCCGCAAGGACGCCAAATTTTCCGACGGCACCGCTTTGACCGCGAAAGATGTTGCATACACTTTCAATACGGCAGCCAACGCAGGCGGCAAGGTAGACCTCATTCAAATGAGCTCAGCCAAGGCCATCGACGATTTCGAAATCGAATTCAAATTGAAGGAACGTGACACGACCTTCATCAACCGCTTCATCAGCCTCGGCATCGTCCCCAAGGCCACCCATGGCCCGGGCTATGCCCGCAATCCCATCGGCTCCGGCCCCTACAAGATGATAGAATGGAACGAAGGCCAGCAGATGATTGCAGAGATCAATCCGTATTATTACGACAGCAAGCCTCACTTTAAACGTCTGGTTTTCCTCTTCACTGATGAGGACACCTCGTTTGCTGCGGCCAAAGCGGGCAAAGTCGATGCCGTCGTCGTCCCCCAGGCTCTGGCTGTGCAAACCATCCCCGGCATGAAGATGCATGCCGTCAAAAGCGTAGACAACCGTGGCCTCATGTTCCCGACTATTCCGGTCAATGGAAAGAAGACCGACACGGGTGCGCCTATCGGCAACAATGTCACAGCCGACCCGGCAATCCGCAAAGCCATTAATGTCGCAGTAGACAGAAAACTGCTGGTATCCGGCATTCTGGAAGACTTTGGCCGCCCTGCTTACGGAGCCTGCGACGGTCTGCCCTGGGACAACTCCGCCAACAAGATCAACGACGCCGACCCGAAAGCTGCACGCAAAATCCTCGCCGATGCAGGCTGGAAGGACACTGACGGCGACGGCATCCTTGAAAAGGATGGCATCAAAGCAGAATTCACCATCATCTACCCTGCCACTCGCGCTATCCGTCAGTACCTGGCATTGGCCTGCGCCGACATGCTCAAGGGCATCGGCATCAAGGCGAACGTTGAAGGCAAGCGCAGCTGGGACGAAATCAAGCAACGCATGCATTCCGACGTCATCGTCTTCGGCTGGGGCAGCCATGATCCCATCGAGGTATACCACCTCTACAGCAGTCACCATGCAGGCGACGGATACAACAACGCCGGCTACTACAAAAACGCCACGGTAGACAGCTACCTCGACAAGGCGATCACCGCTGCCAGCTACGAAGAATCTCTGGATTACTGGAAGAAAGCCCAGTGGGACGGCACCACAGGCTCCAACGCCAAAGGTGACGCACCGTGGGCATGGCTGGTCAACCTCGACCACACCTACTTCATCAGCACCCATCTCGACGTGGGGACCTCTCAAGTTGAACCGCATGGACATGGATGGCCTATCACTGCAAACATTCACAAATGGACATGGGTCGACTAA
- a CDS encoding response regulator yields MSKKILIIDDDPAIVEFLEEFFQDNDFETVTAFNGTEGLEKVKAETPDLITLDMDMPEKGGTLFYAGLRKEESLRDTPVIVISGVGPRPPALSKDVPVLTKPVEHADLLKEVQAILG; encoded by the coding sequence ATGAGCAAGAAAATACTGATCATCGATGACGATCCCGCCATCGTCGAGTTCCTTGAAGAGTTCTTCCAGGACAACGATTTTGAGACAGTAACCGCCTTCAATGGCACTGAAGGGCTCGAAAAGGTCAAGGCCGAGACGCCGGACCTGATCACCCTCGATATGGACATGCCCGAAAAGGGCGGCACCCTGTTCTATGCCGGGCTGCGCAAGGAAGAATCCCTGCGCGACACCCCGGTCATCGTCATCAGCGGCGTCGGCCCCCGTCCTCCGGCACTGTCCAAGGACGTCCCTGTCCTGACCAAACCCGTGGAACACGCCGACCTCCTCAAAGAGGTTCAGGCCATCCTCGGCTAA
- a CDS encoding ATP-binding cassette domain-containing protein translates to MLKAESLSFKYDNAPWLFENLNFTIKPGEVVGLPGPSGQGKSTLARILADYLTPQKGRVTYMGQPLPKTGFCPVQLLFQHPEAALNPRWKLGNSIAEAYKPDEATLRRLNIEPHWLSRFPHELSGGELQRLALARAMTPATRFLIADEMTAMLDPNTQAMVWDAVLDWAQKNGVGILAISHDRHLLGRVADRIDETFAPQNEKKTHLKVVRIAA, encoded by the coding sequence ATGCTTAAAGCCGAGTCCCTGTCCTTTAAATACGACAACGCGCCCTGGCTATTCGAGAACCTCAACTTCACCATCAAGCCCGGAGAAGTCGTTGGGCTGCCCGGTCCCAGCGGGCAGGGTAAATCCACACTGGCCAGGATTCTGGCTGACTACCTCACCCCGCAAAAAGGCCGTGTCACCTACATGGGGCAACCACTGCCGAAAACAGGATTTTGCCCGGTCCAGCTACTCTTTCAACACCCGGAGGCGGCACTGAATCCCCGCTGGAAACTCGGTAATTCCATTGCTGAAGCGTACAAACCGGACGAGGCCACGCTGCGCAGACTCAACATAGAGCCCCACTGGCTGTCCCGCTTTCCGCATGAACTTTCAGGCGGCGAACTGCAACGCCTCGCACTGGCAAGGGCAATGACTCCGGCCACGCGCTTCCTCATTGCCGACGAAATGACCGCCATGCTCGACCCGAACACGCAGGCAATGGTCTGGGATGCAGTGCTTGACTGGGCCCAAAAGAATGGCGTCGGCATCCTCGCCATCAGCCATGATCGCCATCTCCTTGGACGGGTTGCCGACAGGATCGACGAAACATTTGCTCCCCAGAACGAAAAGAAAACACACCTGAAGGTGGTGCGAATTGCTGCGTAA
- a CDS encoding ABC transporter permease encodes MSTATLSMQTYAVLDRLRLLDGRGRVLWKLGLCLIYFSVLITAAFMMGDSGLSVDFMNKKLAPSLAYPFGTDWLGRDMLVRTVTGLCRSLTIGLLAATISSIVSVVLGTLSATMGPKTDAVVSTLIDLVMATPHLVLLILVSFACGGGATGVIIAVAVSHWTRLARIIRAEVLQLKHAEYVQMSRKLGRSSWWIARKHMLPHIIPQFTIGLILLFPHAILHAAGLTFLGFGLSPHTPSIGILLAESMRHLSTGYWWLAILPGVSLLVTVKLFDVMGNTLRTVTDPKTRQE; translated from the coding sequence ATGAGCACTGCAACTCTCTCCATGCAAACATACGCCGTGCTGGACAGGCTTCGCCTCCTCGATGGACGGGGACGGGTTCTTTGGAAGCTCGGTCTGTGCCTGATCTATTTCTCCGTCCTCATCACCGCAGCTTTCATGATGGGTGACTCCGGGCTGAGTGTAGACTTCATGAACAAGAAACTGGCCCCATCTCTCGCCTACCCGTTCGGTACGGATTGGCTGGGCCGTGACATGCTCGTGCGAACGGTCACGGGGCTCTGCCGCAGTCTGACCATCGGCCTGCTGGCGGCAACCATCAGCTCCATCGTTTCCGTTGTACTCGGTACGCTTTCCGCCACCATGGGACCAAAAACCGATGCCGTGGTATCCACCCTCATCGACCTTGTCATGGCAACTCCGCACCTGGTGCTGCTCATACTGGTGTCGTTCGCATGCGGTGGTGGCGCAACCGGCGTCATCATTGCGGTGGCCGTCTCCCACTGGACCCGGTTGGCGCGCATCATCCGCGCTGAAGTTTTGCAACTGAAGCATGCGGAGTACGTACAAATGTCCCGCAAGCTGGGGCGTTCCTCCTGGTGGATCGCGCGAAAGCACATGCTGCCGCACATCATCCCCCAGTTCACCATCGGCCTCATCCTGCTCTTCCCGCACGCCATTCTGCACGCGGCCGGATTGACCTTCCTCGGGTTCGGACTCTCTCCGCACACCCCGTCAATCGGCATCCTGCTGGCCGAATCCATGCGCCATCTCTCGACCGGATACTGGTGGCTGGCAATCCTGCCCGGTGTTTCCCTGCTCGTTACGGTCAAGCTCTTCGACGTGATGGGCAACACCCTGCGCACCGTCACCGACCCCAAAACACGACAGGAGTAA
- a CDS encoding DUF1641 domain-containing protein, with the protein MSNEAILERLEAMEANIAYLTEKAKGSDELMHDLTPIFHDGFKVLMNEFGSIEHGFQLEDMITFIKKLMVSFKNLTYMLDKMEDIIDLWRTVEPLMHSSVPQLIEFLDELEQKGVFETYRAMIEIRAKVAETYGVENIRNMGDSFVFLVGMLEKLGDPKVRMMVEGAANAFSELDLTQVEPKGLVGMGLGMNNKDAKRGLGIMLEMTKTLGKIGMEVPKVDEVQPCGLKCEKTQESEKSEEVEKPEAKQ; encoded by the coding sequence ATGAGTAATGAAGCAATTCTGGAACGCCTTGAGGCCATGGAGGCGAACATCGCCTACCTGACCGAGAAGGCGAAAGGCTCCGATGAGCTGATGCACGACCTGACGCCGATCTTCCACGACGGCTTCAAGGTCCTGATGAACGAGTTCGGTTCCATCGAACACGGCTTCCAGCTGGAAGACATGATCACGTTCATCAAGAAGCTGATGGTCAGCTTCAAGAACCTGACCTACATGCTCGACAAGATGGAAGACATTATCGACCTGTGGAGGACCGTGGAGCCGCTGATGCACTCCTCTGTCCCGCAGTTGATCGAGTTCCTCGACGAACTGGAGCAGAAGGGTGTCTTCGAGACCTACCGCGCCATGATCGAGATCCGCGCCAAGGTCGCCGAGACCTACGGTGTGGAGAACATCCGCAACATGGGCGACTCCTTCGTCTTCCTTGTCGGCATGCTCGAGAAGCTGGGCGACCCGAAGGTCCGTATGATGGTCGAAGGCGCAGCCAATGCGTTCTCCGAACTGGACCTCACTCAGGTCGAGCCCAAGGGCCTCGTCGGCATGGGTCTGGGCATGAACAACAAGGACGCCAAGCGCGGCCTTGGCATCATGCTCGAAATGACCAAGACCCTCGGCAAGATCGGCATGGAAGTCCCCAAGGTTGATGAAGTTCAGCCCTGCGGCCTGAAGTGCGAAAAGACCCAAGAGTCCGAAAAGTCTGAAGAAGTCGAAAAGCCCGAAGCCAAGCAGTAA
- a CDS encoding ABC transporter permease, translated as MSAISSSFFLGKAGRLALILSLVSVLAFTLVSLSPLDPVSAYIGIDRMQISTAQEQLIIDRWGLDKPAPERFFIWAGNVLQGDLGTSIIFNEPVSAVIGKRFVTSLWLMASAWLISGVLGFVLGVLAGMKRDSWLDRGIRLYAYTLASTPSFWMGLVLLAIFSVYLGITPICCATPTGISPADATIWERIHHLILPAATLSVIGIAQIALHTREKMVDAMNSEYALFAFAQGETRAGVAWRHALRNVALPAITLQFASLGELFGGSVLAEQVFSYPGLGKATVEAGIRGDVPLLLGITLFSAIFVFLGNFIADMLYGVLDPRIRIGAEEAK; from the coding sequence ATGAGCGCAATTTCATCCTCTTTTTTCCTCGGCAAGGCTGGCCGCCTTGCACTGATACTGTCCCTTGTCTCAGTGCTGGCCTTCACTCTCGTTTCCCTTTCCCCGCTCGATCCCGTGTCTGCGTATATCGGCATAGACCGCATGCAGATCAGCACGGCACAGGAGCAGCTTATTATCGATCGCTGGGGGCTGGACAAACCGGCACCTGAGCGATTTTTCATTTGGGCAGGCAACGTCCTTCAAGGCGATCTCGGCACATCCATTATTTTCAATGAGCCCGTATCAGCGGTCATCGGCAAGCGCTTCGTGACTTCGCTCTGGCTCATGGCCTCGGCATGGCTCATCTCCGGTGTGCTGGGCTTCGTGCTCGGCGTGCTCGCGGGCATGAAGCGGGACTCCTGGCTCGACCGCGGAATTCGGCTGTATGCGTATACCCTTGCTTCGACGCCCTCCTTCTGGATGGGCCTCGTCTTGCTCGCCATCTTTTCCGTCTATCTCGGGATAACGCCGATCTGCTGCGCCACCCCCACGGGCATCTCGCCCGCTGATGCAACCATCTGGGAGCGCATCCACCACCTCATTCTCCCGGCAGCCACCCTCTCCGTCATCGGTATTGCCCAGATTGCCCTGCACACCAGAGAAAAGATGGTCGACGCCATGAACAGCGAATACGCGCTGTTCGCCTTTGCCCAGGGAGAAACCCGGGCGGGCGTCGCATGGCGTCATGCCCTGCGCAACGTGGCGCTCCCGGCCATCACCCTGCAGTTCGCCTCTCTTGGCGAGCTCTTTGGCGGCTCCGTTCTGGCCGAGCAGGTATTCTCATATCCCGGATTGGGGAAGGCCACGGTTGAAGCGGGCATTCGCGGAGATGTGCCGCTGCTGCTTGGAATCACCCTCTTCAGCGCCATCTTTGTCTTTCTGGGCAACTTCATCGCCGACATGCTCTACGGGGTTCTTGATCCCAGGATTCGTATCGGCGCGGAGGAAGCAAAATGA
- a CDS encoding FAD/NAD(P)-binding oxidoreductase: MKKLVILGAGAGGTMVATKMREKLDPKEWKITVIDRDWKHHYQAGWLFVPFGIYTLDDCEKPKADFLHGVDFVQDTITNVDPEKKVVSTQNGKYEYDWCVVGTGCRIMPDEIEGMMDDWRGDIHDFYTPDGAEALFKKWKYMKEGRVVLNIAEMPIKCPVAPLEFVYLADWFFTVNGVRDNIEIELVTPLTGAFTKPVAAEILGRVCEEKNIIVTPNFTIDNVNVGKKVIEDVMGNEVPYDLLVAIPPNFGAQVLMDSGITDPMGYMDTDKHTLKSTQYENMYIIGDATNCPTSKAGSVAHYQADIVVDNMLREMDGQEARPEFDGHSTCFIVSGYEKAYLIDFNYEVEPLPGKYPFPGLGPFALLGENHQNYWGKMMFKWAYFNLMLKGHELPLESQMFMAGKMRHMAGK; encoded by the coding sequence ATGAAAAAACTGGTTATTCTCGGCGCTGGCGCCGGCGGAACCATGGTCGCAACGAAGATGCGTGAGAAGCTCGATCCCAAAGAGTGGAAAATCACCGTCATCGACCGTGACTGGAAGCATCACTACCAGGCCGGTTGGCTGTTCGTTCCCTTTGGCATCTACACCCTTGATGACTGCGAAAAGCCCAAGGCTGACTTCCTGCACGGCGTCGACTTTGTTCAGGATACCATCACCAACGTCGACCCCGAGAAGAAGGTCGTCAGCACCCAGAACGGCAAGTACGAATACGACTGGTGTGTAGTTGGTACCGGTTGCCGCATCATGCCCGACGAGATCGAAGGCATGATGGACGACTGGCGCGGCGACATCCACGATTTCTACACCCCCGACGGTGCCGAAGCCCTCTTCAAGAAGTGGAAGTACATGAAGGAAGGCCGCGTTGTTCTGAACATCGCTGAAATGCCCATCAAGTGCCCTGTTGCACCGCTTGAGTTCGTCTACCTCGCCGACTGGTTCTTCACCGTCAACGGCGTGCGTGACAACATCGAGATCGAACTGGTCACCCCGCTGACCGGCGCCTTCACCAAGCCCGTGGCCGCAGAAATCCTCGGTCGCGTCTGTGAAGAGAAAAATATCATCGTCACCCCGAACTTCACCATCGACAACGTCAACGTTGGCAAGAAAGTCATCGAAGACGTCATGGGCAACGAAGTCCCCTACGACCTGCTCGTCGCCATTCCGCCGAACTTCGGTGCTCAGGTGCTGATGGATTCCGGTATCACCGACCCCATGGGTTACATGGACACCGACAAGCACACCCTGAAGTCCACCCAGTACGAAAACATGTACATCATCGGTGACGCCACCAACTGCCCGACCTCCAAGGCCGGCTCCGTTGCTCACTACCAGGCTGACATCGTCGTGGACAACATGCTCCGCGAAATGGATGGCCAGGAAGCCCGTCCCGAGTTCGACGGTCACTCCACCTGCTTCATCGTCTCCGGTTACGAAAAGGCATACCTCATCGACTTCAACTACGAAGTCGAGCCGCTGCCGGGTAAGTACCCGTTCCCGGGTCTCGGACCCTTTGCCCTGCTTGGTGAGAACCACCAGAACTACTGGGGCAAGATGATGTTCAAGTGGGCATACTTCAACCTGATGCTCAAGGGTCACGAGCTGCCGCTCGAGTCCCAGATGTTCATGGCAGGTAAGATGCGCCACATGGCAGGCAAATAA
- a CDS encoding Rrf2 family transcriptional regulator — MKLSARSRYATRLLLDLALRETDQPQRTTLLSESTGITVQFIEQILRPLKKAGYIKSVRGAAGGHILDKDPGSISVGDVVRIMEGGISLTDCVTDEGLCNRSPICLTRKVWQRASHVLEKELDSITLADLMNNPDGLPLED; from the coding sequence ATGAAACTTTCCGCACGATCCCGTTACGCCACACGCCTTTTGCTGGACCTCGCCCTGCGCGAGACGGACCAGCCGCAACGCACCACCCTTCTTTCCGAGTCTACCGGAATCACGGTTCAGTTCATTGAACAGATTCTCAGACCTCTCAAGAAGGCAGGGTATATTAAATCAGTGCGCGGTGCCGCAGGTGGCCACATACTTGATAAGGACCCCGGCTCCATTTCCGTGGGCGATGTTGTCCGCATTATGGAGGGCGGCATCAGCCTGACAGACTGCGTTACTGATGAAGGACTGTGCAACCGGTCCCCCATCTGTCTGACACGCAAGGTTTGGCAACGTGCTTCCCACGTACTTGAGAAGGAACTCGACTCCATCACACTGGCCGACCTCATGAACAATCCGGACGGCCTTCCGCTCGAAGACTAG
- a CDS encoding ABC transporter ATP-binding protein — MLSVRNLSIEFSRYDGNWRKKTIRPVRDLSLDIEAGEIVAVVGSSGSGKSLLAHAILGLLPPNARRQGELIFNGDILDNRRSRKLRGKSIALIPQSVAYLNPLSRVGSQVYRASRLSGKCCCTASKSRDEAFSRYQLKEMVKTMFPFQVSGGMARRVLTATATAGDASLLIADEPTTGLDPMVAKQSLRHLRELADTGKGIMLITHDIDAAVDIADKVAVIYAGTTVEIAPSKSFRNADGLKHPYSQALWNALPQNGFYFLEGNQPLNDMSLEGCVFCERCPKRADNCQTQSQHLRKTGDNQVRCCHA, encoded by the coding sequence ATGCTGTCCGTCAGAAACCTGTCCATTGAGTTCAGCCGTTACGACGGCAACTGGAGAAAGAAAACCATCCGTCCGGTGCGGGATCTGTCTCTGGATATCGAGGCAGGAGAGATTGTAGCGGTCGTCGGATCCAGCGGCTCAGGCAAGAGCCTTCTTGCCCATGCCATTCTGGGATTGCTGCCCCCCAATGCCCGCAGGCAAGGGGAATTGATCTTCAACGGCGACATTCTGGACAACCGCCGCTCTCGCAAACTGCGCGGCAAGTCCATAGCGCTCATTCCGCAGTCCGTTGCGTACCTGAACCCGCTTTCTCGAGTAGGCAGCCAGGTCTACCGGGCATCACGCCTGAGCGGGAAATGTTGCTGCACCGCATCCAAGAGCAGAGATGAAGCCTTTTCACGATACCAATTGAAGGAAATGGTCAAGACCATGTTCCCATTCCAAGTATCAGGCGGCATGGCCCGCAGGGTGCTTACTGCTACGGCCACAGCCGGGGACGCCTCCCTGCTCATAGCCGATGAACCAACGACCGGCCTCGACCCCATGGTCGCCAAGCAGTCATTACGCCATCTCAGAGAACTGGCCGACACAGGCAAAGGGATCATGCTCATCACCCATGACATCGATGCTGCCGTGGATATCGCGGACAAGGTCGCTGTCATTTATGCCGGGACCACTGTTGAAATCGCTCCATCAAAGAGCTTCAGAAACGCAGACGGCCTCAAACATCCTTATTCGCAAGCTCTCTGGAACGCATTGCCGCAAAACGGATTTTACTTTCTGGAAGGTAATCAGCCGTTGAATGACATGAGTCTGGAAGGGTGCGTCTTCTGCGAACGATGCCCCAAACGGGCAGACAACTGCCAGACGCAGTCGCAACATTTACGCAAAACTGGCGACAATCAGGTGAGGTGCTGCCATGCTTAA